One Bradyrhizobium sp. CCGB12 genomic window carries:
- a CDS encoding RNA polymerase sigma factor, which translates to MGRTIQLTTAEVTEPPDGGPTDSDLVSLATQGNRAAFEALLRRHYDLMHRVAWRMTGSRTDAQDICQDVCCALVERIASFRGEAKFTTWLVGIVRNACHDHHRRRSTFTRFKGHLAVLADMAAPPDGRDLFRRSWLASELARLSPLLRETVVLVAGEGMTHAEAAAALGVSESTISGRMHEVRRQAGLAKDIGDEF; encoded by the coding sequence ATGGGGCGCACCATTCAGCTCACGACGGCAGAGGTGACGGAGCCGCCGGACGGCGGCCCCACGGACAGCGACCTCGTCAGTCTGGCCACGCAGGGCAACCGGGCCGCATTCGAGGCCCTGTTGCGGCGTCACTACGACCTCATGCACCGCGTTGCGTGGCGCATGACCGGCTCCCGGACCGACGCGCAGGATATTTGCCAGGACGTTTGCTGCGCGCTGGTGGAACGGATCGCTTCGTTCAGAGGTGAGGCTAAGTTCACGACCTGGCTGGTCGGCATCGTGCGCAACGCCTGCCATGACCATCATCGGCGCCGTTCGACCTTCACGCGCTTCAAAGGCCATCTTGCCGTTCTGGCCGACATGGCGGCGCCGCCGGATGGCCGGGATCTGTTTCGTCGCAGCTGGCTCGCGAGCGAGCTGGCGCGGCTTTCGCCGCTGCTGCGGGAAACGGTCGTGCTCGTGGCCGGCGAAGGCATGACGCATGCGGAGGCCGCCGCGGCCCTCGGGGTCTCCGAATCGACCATCTCCGGCCGCATGCACGAGGTGAGGCGGCAGGCGGGTCTCGCAAAGGACATTGGCGATGAGTTCTGA